In Pleurocapsa sp. PCC 7319, the following are encoded in one genomic region:
- a CDS encoding response regulator transcription factor encodes MRILLVEDDFNLAETLAEAITDQRYVVDVANDGESALDYIKALDYDLILLDVMLPDLNGIDLCHKLRSQGHQMPILMITALDTVSDKITGLDAGADDYIIKPVDLGELLARIRALLRRGSTSAPPILEWGELQFNPSTYEVSYSEQPLRLTPKEYSILELLIRNGRRVLSRSVMIDSIWSLEDPPDEDTVKVHIRSLRQKLKAAGASGDFIETVHGLGYRLNKIEN; translated from the coding sequence ATGCGAATTCTTTTAGTTGAGGACGATTTTAATTTAGCAGAGACTCTGGCAGAAGCAATTACTGACCAAAGATACGTTGTTGATGTCGCTAACGATGGCGAGTCCGCACTGGATTATATTAAAGCTCTAGATTACGATCTAATACTCCTCGATGTCATGCTACCTGATCTTAACGGGATCGATCTCTGCCACAAATTGCGATCGCAGGGTCATCAGATGCCTATACTGATGATTACTGCTCTAGATACGGTTAGCGATAAAATCACGGGACTAGATGCCGGAGCAGATGACTATATTATTAAACCAGTCGATCTAGGAGAATTGTTGGCTCGGATTCGCGCCTTATTACGCCGAGGCAGTACTTCCGCACCACCAATATTAGAATGGGGAGAACTACAGTTTAACCCCAGCACCTATGAAGTAAGCTATTCTGAACAACCACTACGTTTAACTCCCAAAGAATATAGTATTTTGGAGCTATTAATCAGAAATGGCAGACGAGTCCTTAGCCGCTCAGTGATGATCGACAGTATATGGTCCCTCGAAGATCCCCCCGATGAAGACACGGTAAAAGTGCATATCAGAAGCTTACGTCAAAAATTAAAAGCGGCTGGTGCTTCAGGAGATTTTATTGAAACTGTTCACGGCTTGGGATATCGACTAAACAAGATTGAAAATTAA
- a CDS encoding class II aldolase/adducin family protein, with protein sequence MIDEGYIKYQCHWHQQPAITDGDIVELNHWRTKLYQLGLIGEYDNGIGFGNISIRIPQSQQFIISGTQTGGIPELTVQHYTKVTDFDWQKNYVTCEGLIRASSETLTHAAIYVAEPQVNAVVHVHHANLWHKLLERVPTTNPDCAYGTPEMAAEIIRLCQQQETQQQKIIVMSGHEEGILTFGNSLDEAGNTLLSYFSRVQQNL encoded by the coding sequence ATGATTGACGAAGGCTACATTAAATATCAATGTCATTGGCATCAGCAACCTGCAATCACTGATGGAGACATCGTTGAGTTAAACCATTGGCGCACTAAGTTATATCAATTGGGATTAATTGGCGAGTACGACAATGGGATTGGCTTTGGCAACATTAGTATTCGTATTCCTCAGTCTCAGCAATTCATAATATCTGGAACACAAACAGGGGGAATTCCTGAGCTTACAGTACAGCACTATACCAAAGTTACTGATTTTGACTGGCAAAAAAATTACGTTACTTGCGAAGGATTAATTAGGGCGTCTTCCGAGACTTTAACCCATGCTGCGATTTATGTTGCCGAACCTCAAGTAAATGCGGTAGTTCATGTTCATCATGCCAATCTATGGCACAAATTATTAGAGCGTGTTCCAACTACAAACCCAGATTGCGCTTATGGTACACCTGAAATGGCAGCAGAAATTATTCGATTATGTCAACAACAAGAAACTCAACAGCAAAAAATTATTGTTATGAGTGGACATGAAGAGGGAATTCTCACTTTTGGCAATAGTCTAGACGAGGCAGGAAATACTTTGCTCAGTTATTTTTCACGGGTTCAGCAGAATCTCTAA